The Candidatus Obscuribacterales bacterium genome includes a window with the following:
- the hemH gene encoding ferrochelatase has translation MGRVGVLLLNLGGPERLEDVRPFLFNLFSDPEIIRIPFTWMQKPLAWLISTSRARKSQDNYRQIGGGSPLRRITEEQAQALEASLRQRGQDAQVYIGMRYWYPFTEEAIARIKRDKVEKLVILPLYPQFSISTSGSSFRLLEKIWDDDPSLKNIEYTVIPSWYDSPGYLKAMADLIAQQLDQFPNPEQVHVFFSAHGVPISYVEEAGDPYQREIEDCTALIMKTLSRPNAHTLAYQSRVGPVEWLKPYTEDAIAELAHDGVENLAVVPISFVSEHIETLQEIDMEYREIAEKAGIEHFQRVPALNTHPMFIEDLATMVEQAIASPSIQFSDVVRPPEKIKMYPQERWEWGLTTAAEVWNGRLAMLGFIALMLELISGRGPLHLAGLL, from the coding sequence ATGGGTCGAGTTGGAGTTTTGCTACTTAACTTGGGCGGACCAGAGCGCCTAGAGGACGTTCGTCCGTTTTTGTTTAATCTGTTCTCTGATCCTGAAATCATCCGCATTCCCTTCACCTGGATGCAGAAGCCACTAGCTTGGCTGATTTCCACCTCACGGGCTCGCAAATCCCAAGACAACTACCGGCAGATTGGCGGTGGATCACCCCTGCGCCGCATCACCGAAGAGCAGGCGCAGGCCTTAGAGGCTTCTCTGCGTCAGCGGGGGCAAGATGCTCAGGTCTATATTGGGATGCGATATTGGTATCCCTTTACCGAAGAAGCGATCGCTCGCATTAAGCGCGACAAGGTGGAAAAACTGGTCATCTTGCCGCTCTATCCCCAGTTTTCCATCAGCACCAGCGGATCGAGTTTTCGGCTGCTGGAAAAAATCTGGGATGATGACCCGTCCCTGAAAAATATTGAATATACGGTCATTCCCTCGTGGTATGACAGCCCTGGGTATTTAAAGGCCATGGCCGATTTGATTGCTCAGCAACTTGATCAGTTCCCTAACCCAGAGCAGGTGCATGTGTTTTTCAGCGCCCATGGGGTGCCGATTAGCTATGTGGAAGAAGCGGGGGATCCCTACCAGCGCGAAATTGAAGACTGTACCGCGCTGATCATGAAAACCTTGAGTCGTCCCAATGCTCATACCCTAGCCTATCAAAGTCGGGTAGGGCCGGTAGAGTGGCTAAAGCCCTATACCGAAGATGCCATTGCAGAACTTGCGCATGATGGCGTGGAAAACTTAGCCGTTGTTCCCATTAGCTTTGTCTCAGAACATATTGAGACTCTGCAAGAAATTGACATGGAATACCGCGAAATTGCGGAAAAAGCGGGTATTGAACACTTTCAGCGGGTGCCCGCCCTCAATACCCATCCCATGTTTATTGAAGATTTGGCCACGATGGTGGAGCAAGCGATCGCCTCCCCCAGTATCCAGTTCTCGGATGTAGTCCGTCCTCCTGAAAAGATCAAGATGTATCCTCAAGAGCGTTGGGAATGGGGATTGACGACGGCTGCAGAAGTCTGGAATGGTCGCTTGGCGATGCTGGGCTTTATTGCCTTGATGTTGGAACTGATCAGTGGGCGCGGCCCGCTCCATCTAGCGGGGTTGCTGTAG